CATCGACTCCACGCCGCCCGCGACCACGACGTCGTAATGTCCGGCGATGACGCCGGCGACGGCGAAGTGCAGCGACTGCTGGCTGGAACCGCACTGGCGGTCCACGGTCACACCGGGAACGGTCTCGGGCCAACCTGCGGAGAGCACCGCGGTGCGCGCGATGTCGAGGGCCTGTTCACCGGCCTGCATGACGCAGCCCCAGATGACATCGTCGACCAGGGCGGGGTCCACGCCGGCGCGCTCGACCAGACCGTTGAGCACCTGCGCCGACAGGTCGGCGGCGTGCACACCGGACAGGGCGCCGTTGCGCTTCCCGACTGGTGACCGAACCGCTTCGACAATGACCGCTTCAGCCATGAGCTTCTCCTTCGAAGGTTGTAGGCGCTATATATAGGTGAAGGTAGAGCAGAAGGTTTACTAGGTCAACCTACTGGTTGGTAGACGACCGGTGAACTCGGATACCGGCCGCGCATGCGCCGACATGGTTTACTGAGTTGAACACCTACGACGCACGTTAGCCCAGAGGAGCCCACCGTGGCAGGCAGCACCCCGCTTTCACCGATGATCGGCCGCGATGCCGTTCCCTCGGTGGCCGGTGCGCCCATCCGGAGTCCGAAGACCGCCGAACTGGTCGCGGGCACCCTGCGGCGCATGGTGGTCGACGGCCAGCTCAAGGAGGGCGACTTCCTGCCCAACGAGGCCGAACTGATGGCGCATTTCGGGGTCAGCCGCCCCACGTTGCGCGAGGCCGTGCGGGTGCTGGAGTCCGAGCGGCTCGTCGAGGTGCGCCGCGGTTCGCGCACCGGCGCCCGGGTGCGGGTGCCCGGCCCCGAGATCGTCGCTCGCCCGGTGGGTCTGCTCCTGGAGCTGTCCGGGGCCACCATCGCCGATGTGATGACCGCGCGCGCCGGCATCGAGCCGATGGCGGTGCGACTGCTCACCGAATCGGGGAACACGGCGGCCTTCGACGAACTCGACACGATGATCGCCGAGTATGTCCCGTCCGGACGCGAGACGGGCCGCATGGCGGAGACGACGGGCGATTTCCACCAGCGCATGGTGGAGTTGTCGGGCAACGCGACGCTGACGATCATGGCCGGGATGCTGCACGAGATCACGGTGCGGCACACCGCCTTCGCCATGAAGGAGAATCGCCCGCTGTCCAAGTCGGACTTCGAGATGCTGATGCGGTCCTACAAGCGGCTGATGACGTTGATGCGTTCGGGTGACGGCGGGGCCGCCGAGGCGCACTGGCGCAAACATCTCGACACCGCCCGCGAACTACTGCTCAAGGGCATGGAGACCGTCAAGGTCCGCGATGTCATGGGATAGCTCTTCCCGTTGACTCTGCGGCGAGAGCCTCAGCCACTCGCACTCTCGCGCCCCTGACGCAGAGTCGGTGGGCTGACGACGTCGTAGACCGGCACCGTGTCATCCCACGGCTGACGGGTCACCATATCGGCGACCTTGACGTAGCCGCGTTCGAACTCTCCGGTCGCGGCGTCCACCAGCCGGTACTGCTGGGTCTGGCGATGAATCGGCTGCGCGTCGAGCATGACGATGCGCACCTCGCCGGGCTCGAAATGACAGCGCGCCTGCAGGGCGGCGACCAACTGCTCGTTGCTCATGTGGCCGTCGCCGAAGTTCCACCCGATGGCGGTGGACACGATCCGCTCGCCGTCGGTCAGCGTGTAGTCGTCCTCGTTGTGCCCGGCCATCGCCCGGTGGGCCAGGGTGAACAGGGCACGTCCGTGGGTGTTGAAGGAGCGGAACGCGTATCCCATGTACATCGGGATCTGCGCGGCCTCCTTGCTGCCGTAGAACTTCTCCAGCTGGGCTGCAGGCATGCTCGCGATCGCGACGATGCCCGCGGCGATCTTCGCATCGGCCGACGGTTTGATGCACCACAGCGAGGTGTCCCAGTTCCCGGCGTAGTAACGCATGCCGGGCAGGAAGGACACCTTGCGCGGGAACAGATTTCCCAGCACGACGGTGCCCGCGACGACGGCGAACAGCAGCAGCGGCCACGGGCTGTTCAGGTCGCCGAGCCCGATCGGCGCCTGCCCGACGAACAGCGTCAGCACGCTGAACATCATGAAGACGTTCCACTCCAACGGCACACCCATCGGGATGGAACTCAGGATGCCGAAATGGAAGATGAGCATGATCGCCGCGGCGACCGCCCCGGCCACGCCACCGTGGCTGAAGAACAGCACCAGCGGCACCAGTCCCTCGACGGCGGTGGAGAAGTGTCCGATGAACCGGGAGCGCCAGCCGGGCCGCAGGTCGTCGGGGAAGTGCTCGAAGAACTTCCGCTTGATCGCCGGCGAGCGGAAGATCGGGTTGTTGCTCATCATCGTGGAGATGACGAACGGGAAGTGTTTGTTGAGCTTCGAGGTGGCGGCCCCCAGCCAGATGACCAGGCACACCAGCTTCGCGGCGATGATGATGTCGGCGCCGCTGAACAGGAAGCAGAACGCCAGCGATCCGTACACCTCGCCGCGGGCGGCCAGGAAGATCACCTTGTCGCGCAGCCCGGCCAGCGCCAGCAGGCCGAGGATCGTCGCTGTCTGCCAGACCGGCAGCACCCCGACCTCGGTGCCCAGTTCCGGAATGGGGCCGGTCCCTTGTGAGAACAGCGCGATGACGAGCACCACCAGCAGCGCCGCGTAGAGCACCACGTCGAGCACGGCGCGGCCGTCACCGCGGGTCAGCGGGATGCGGTTGGGCCACGGTGGCAGGCGAATGGTGCCGGGCCGCAACCAATACAGGATCGATCCCATCGGCGGGAAGAAGCGGTTGTTCAGTGGCCCGAACCCGCAGCCGAAGCCGACGACCTCGAAGAGCATCGTGTAGAAGACGACCTTCTGGTACAGGATCGGCTCGGCGTACCAGGACCTGACATCGGTGAAGCCGCCGAGGCCATCGGTCGTGGACAGCACCAGGACCCAGGCCACCAGGATGTAGGCGAGGATCTTCACGACGTAGAAGAGGTGCAGGGCCACCGGTGTGCCGAAGCCGACCTCGGCCCAGTGCCGCGCCATCGGGATGATCCGTTCGGCGCG
This DNA window, taken from Mycolicibacterium neoaurum, encodes the following:
- a CDS encoding FadR/GntR family transcriptional regulator; translated protein: MAGSTPLSPMIGRDAVPSVAGAPIRSPKTAELVAGTLRRMVVDGQLKEGDFLPNEAELMAHFGVSRPTLREAVRVLESERLVEVRRGSRTGARVRVPGPEIVARPVGLLLELSGATIADVMTARAGIEPMAVRLLTESGNTAAFDELDTMIAEYVPSGRETGRMAETTGDFHQRMVELSGNATLTIMAGMLHEITVRHTAFAMKENRPLSKSDFEMLMRSYKRLMTLMRSGDGGAAEAHWRKHLDTARELLLKGMETVKVRDVMG
- a CDS encoding DUF3556 domain-containing protein — its product is MGFLKQNTPVIDFEEWSKGTRAERIIPMARHWAEVGFGTPVALHLFYVVKILAYILVAWVLVLSTTDGLGGFTDVRSWYAEPILYQKVVFYTMLFEVVGFGCGFGPLNNRFFPPMGSILYWLRPGTIRLPPWPNRIPLTRGDGRAVLDVVLYAALLVVLVIALFSQGTGPIPELGTEVGVLPVWQTATILGLLALAGLRDKVIFLAARGEVYGSLAFCFLFSGADIIIAAKLVCLVIWLGAATSKLNKHFPFVISTMMSNNPIFRSPAIKRKFFEHFPDDLRPGWRSRFIGHFSTAVEGLVPLVLFFSHGGVAGAVAAAIMLIFHFGILSSIPMGVPLEWNVFMMFSVLTLFVGQAPIGLGDLNSPWPLLLFAVVAGTVVLGNLFPRKVSFLPGMRYYAGNWDTSLWCIKPSADAKIAAGIVAIASMPAAQLEKFYGSKEAAQIPMYMGYAFRSFNTHGRALFTLAHRAMAGHNEDDYTLTDGERIVSTAIGWNFGDGHMSNEQLVAALQARCHFEPGEVRIVMLDAQPIHRQTQQYRLVDAATGEFERGYVKVADMVTRQPWDDTVPVYDVVSPPTLRQGRESASG